The Apium graveolens cultivar Ventura chromosome 3, ASM990537v1, whole genome shotgun sequence sequence ATGAACCAGATTCAACTGGTGAGCCAAAGGGGAATGTATCTTCATAGATACAAGGGGAAGCTAGGGATCAGATGCCACATATGAAGGCCCCAGTGCTCCTCCCAGAGATTCAAACTCTGGATGAATCATCTCCTGATGATAGGCAACTTATCTCAGACAAGGATGGGgaattgcgaactcccattgcaccactgctgacctccttaagaatggctccagtgtcttctgcaggtacacttggaactcggagctttgagaggagtgaacttgtgagaatgagtgacACACATGACCCTAAACCGAGTGATAGAGTGATGAGCGATACACTGTgagaagcctgtgagacacctaccatccaaacTACACCTATAGATCTACCAAACTACGTCACTAAAGATTATCTCAAAGAGCAACTAGCATTTCAAAGATAGCTATCTTAAGGAACAACTGGTTCTTAAGGATCAACACCTTCAGACAGAACTATCTATCCGAGATCATCAGATCGCTAGTCTTTTCCGATCAACTTGAACATCAACAAGCAGCATTCGTCAGTTTGCGGGAATTCGTTGAGCGATCTCTCTCTCATACAGGAAAAGGAAAAGCAACTGCCAACACTGAGCCAAAGATCTCAGTCAGCAAGCAGGCGCCAATCCCGGTCTCATATGAAGCAGCTCTTGCCAGTACTGGGCCAAATACCTCGGTCAGCAAGCAACTGCCTGCTTCTCTTGAGATCCCTGTCTCGTCCTTACATTCTCAATCaacaccagctctgaaggataacccaactgagggggatAAAAGGGCAGCAGAACAAGAAAAAGTGGACACTGCTGTTAAtctacttcaagatgcctttcCGACCACTGGTATATATGATGAATTTAAAGTAGAGATGAAGGAAGAGTTAGAggagagaattgatgaaagggtgctcctAAAGGAAAGATTCACTAAGGAAAGCGCAACatctcagggggagcaatcaggGCATCTGAGCCGAATCATTACAACTCAGAGAAATCTGCTGTATCAGATATATGCTCCAAGACCCTTATTTTCTGAAGAAGAACTAGAAGAAGGTGAAATAGATAAAAGTGATGTTCCGATAGggtgtgagccaagatttgaaaaaGTGGCTACGGAAGAAAGAATGATCATCACCGAGGATGAagaatttgaagatgaagatgctttctcagACCACTGTCTATCCTATGGAATCACAGAGAAAATCAATCGCTCTTATCTGGAAATTTAAGAAGAAATAGAAAGATCCAGAGCAAGAATTCAAAGAGCTATTCAAAGAAAAAGGAACAGAGAGGAGAGAGAAGCACATCTTCGAGCTAACAGGAAAGGAAGTAAATGGGAAGAAATAAAGAAGATAATGGATAAACGAGAAACATATCACTATTCAAACCCTAGAAACTCTAATCTGTTGAGAATTGTGGAGCACTACAGAGAGACATATATAaacatccatgagttctatgatcagttcagcaaagtaattactggaactcctgtgaacattctgaagaatggatggaagatcactatcaatcacagagatggtctacagatgaaagtgtgagccaagatttgaaaaaGTGGTTACGGAAGAAAGAATGATCATCATAGaggatgtaataaccccaatttttggaatttttgaaacacggatgattagtaacttttgctgatgatgctgattaagaaatattatcagaccacgctatataagagtactgttatggaaattctatgatcgtattagtattccataaagtaaataagtgtatgtaaagatcgtcagaatccaattccgaacactttgatttttcccaaaaatccaccagataccgaaagaattgagtataaggtaacatgattaaagggatttaaattcaaggattataagagaggattataaaaggaatataatgtattgagaaatgtttaggggaacccaagtaataagatcccgggtatgatccctcaaacgataaacgagaacaaaagttaagcgaaccgtaaaacacATAAGTGACCAaaagacaagcttgtacaagaagccaaggattgtgacatcatcaaaccacaaggaagagacatgtggcaagtggatgacataggcatggtgacataagcatgacataagggaaacaattgttggatgattgtgagccacacaatatttaccaaggtaacaacctaattaacaagcaaatcatcacacaaatacataagcaaccaaaacaaaaacatttcTTTCTTCCCCCATCTCTTTgcctcggctttttgaagaataacaaggaagaaaattccaaaacccaagctccacttaatcataattcaagaggtttgtttgtttagcttccataattcataacttagatgagccataagtttaagctcaagattccatgtttaatatagctaattaattcatcaaagttcttggtgaataatgttttcaagaaactaactttgtgttttcttatgtttcttcaagatccaagcttagtagagagttagtggttatttaaggcttcctaagtgattctccactctccaaggaaggtataacttctcaaacccttagtcttaagttttgttggtttggatttcataatgtttagatgatgggttagtgtaatgggtgtgtactcatgttagagctttgtttagtaagtggttttgttgattttgtagttaggagtgatgcttgttagatttgaagttcttggtcacatttttgacttggtttagatgaataaattggtaatattgagttattggggctgttgtagtatggtatggatggagtttgggtatatggttgatttgtggttgaattgtggttgatttggagtggtataattttgggtaatcgcgtaaacatagccgtcgtaatgcccgatttaccttagactgtttttgttcttaacattaggacccgtgaactcactgctaggttttgaccattgccatgtttagatagttcatgttacgagcttcgttttgatatgtggttcgtttgattccaaTGTACgttttaggagaaacgaccgttttaagtaacggcatttcgcgaacaaaacatttcccctcgccttactttgaaaccttggttaaggaccttaaatgactaattgggatatgaaacaattatgttaagtgtattaggcagttggtaaggtactcgcgaaagaatcgccttaaaacccttaatggttaatttattaaaaatggtggagccgagggtactcgagtgacttaagtgaatcgttaagcgcgaaagtgaacgttagggttctaattggttaaagtctagtttcttaagcgaccggggtttaattccgacttatattgttgttcataggttatcggacccactctaagcttaagtctatccgggaacactcaggcaagttttctacccgttatactgttgttgtgatgtatatatgtatatgcattatcttgtgataagtgcatgattgttattagcaaatcttgcgatatattggagcatgttgatatggtatatatgcatgcctgttttgtaatctggatatctaattgttgattcaaatgcttataagttgcataatacctatgctagagataagcagtagttgcgtataccctcagtataggggacccaaaggtgaacatatttctaaaccgggagtcgatgttcccgagtatattatatatatatatatatattatatttatatatatatggatatagttttcaaaactattaatcgaataaggtttattcgataactttattttaattaatgaatattattttgaatattcatttgaggatgtatgactctgtctattttatttaatgaatattattgtgaatattcattcgaggacttatgactccgtttattttatttaatgaatattatttgaatattcattcgaggacttatgactccgtttattttatttaatgaatattatttgaatattcattcgaggacttatgactctgtttattctatttaatgaatattatttgaatattcatttgaggacttatgactccaattatttactaagtaatattctgtatattttttttttgacGAAATGCAATTTTATTACTCCGATAACTCGTTCAAAATACAATTCTTAACTACGATTGGAACAGACCCCCAATCAAAAATACGATTAGGATACATATGAGCCACATGAGCTAATTCATGTGCCGACATATTCACAGACCGTTTAATGAAATACAACTTAACGTTGTTTAACTCATAAATCAACTCTCTGCACTCCATTACCACCTGACCAAGTCTGGAACGCATTGGAGTAGCACTTCGAATCAGCTGAACTACCGCTAAGCAGTCTGATTCAATGGTGACTGCGGTGTCCGACCAATTCTTGGCCCAACTCAAGGCTTCCTTGATTGCTATGGCTTCAACTAGGGACGGCTGCATTACCTCTCTGTAGCATCTGGTTTTTGCCAACAGAAGACGACCATAATGATCCCGGGCAATCAAACCTATACCTGAAGCTTCCTGGTCCTCAAAAATTGCTGCATCGGCTGTTATCTTTACTTCATTTTATTGTGGCTTTACCCAGTAAATAGCACCATCTCCTGTCACCGACGGGTACAGAGGTACCACATGGAACCTGTTCTGAGTTAACATCCACTGTGAAAGATACTCCCAAGCTTTAGCGACAATTTTCATGGGGCTCCACCTCTTATTTCTCCATACTAAATCATTCCTAGCTCTCCAGATGGACCAACACAGAGTGATTATTTTCGCATTGGTATGAGCCAGCTGAGCCAACAAATTACTTTCCAGCCATTCTGGGAACTCCATGGTGACATTCGTGATAATCCTTGCATTGTACACTTGCCAGCATAGAGCTGCAGACTTGCACTGAACCAAGCTGTGAaaaatggtttcaggttcttcgTTACAAACTGGACAAATGTTATCAAGGGCGACATGCTTTGTCTGTAACACAGTCTTGGTTAGAAGACAGTATGAGATGGCACGCCACACTGAGTTTAAAGCCTTCGGTGGGGCTTTAATGTTCCAGATTTTTTTCCAGAAAACACTATTGCCAGCCGCAGGCCAGGCTCCTTTCTGCTCTTGTAAAAGCTTATACGCGGTTTTCACTGAGTACTGTCCAGAGTTTTCCAGCCTCCAACATAGAATATCTTTGTCCAAGTCTTGTTCCACCCTTGTATTCACAATGCACAGCTTATCTCTATCATCAAAAATATCGTTTATTACGTCCATATCCCAATCTTTAGTACCTGTACAAAATAAAGAGAATACCGTTTGATTTGTCAACGCTGGTGAAACAGTAGAGGTGAAGGGGTTCTCTACATTGTTCAACCATGGTTGCCCCAGGATAGTAATCTCTTTGCCTGTACCAATTCTCCAGTTCGATCCTGCAGATATAACTCTCCGGGCTTCAGCGATACTCCTCCAAATAAAACTTGGACTACTGCCTAATTTTGCTTCCATAAAGCTCGTATTAGCATAATACTTAGCTTTATAAACCCGAGCCACCAAACTATCAGGGTTTGTAATAAGGCGCCAACATTGTTTCCCCAACATAGAGAGATTTACGTCCCGTAAACATTTAAAGCCCAGGCCACCCGCATGTTTGTGCCTTGTCAACCTATCCCAAGACATCCAAGTGATTTTAGAACTTGATTCCTGTGATGAATTCCAGTAAAATCTTGACATAGCTTTCTCCATCTCCCTAGTCAGCTCCAGAGGAAGTAAAAAAACATTCATGGCATATGAGGGCAAAGTTTGAGCAACTGTCTTGATAAGGATCTCCTTCGCTGGTTTGGAAACACATTTCGCATTCCACTTCTGGATGCTAGCATTGACTCTGTCTTTAAGATAGCCAAAAATTACAGTCTTGTTTCTACCTAGTATATTAGGGAGTCCCAGGTATCGAGCTTTGTCATCTGCCTCTGGTATTCGAAGGACCTGGCACACTGATTCCTTATTATATGAAATAACATTTGCACTGAAAAAGACTGTGGATTTATCTCTGTTTATACGCTGTCCTGAAGCTCTTTCATAATAATTCAGCAATTCCATTACTTTGAGAGCTTCACCTGTTTCAGCTTTGCAATAAAGGTAGCTGTCATCAGCAAATAGCATGTGGCTGATCGTCGGAGCTCTCCTGCAAATTCTGATTCCGTGCAACCACGTTTTTGCTTCATAATACCTGGTCATAGCTGAAAGACCCTCTGCACAAATGATGAAGAGGTAGGGAGATAACGGATCTCCTTGCCTTAATCCTCGACTCGGCTTAATAGGTCCCATCTCAAATTCACCATGCACTATCGTATAGTCTACTGTAGAAACACATTGTAAAATTAGATGAATCCACCAACTGTCAAACCCCATTTTGAGAAGTATATCTTGAAGAAATTTCCACTCTATTCGGTCATACGCTTTGGACATGTCCAATTTAAGAGCCATGAACCCATCTTTTCCaaacttctttttcttcaaatAATGCATAACTTCAAATGAGATCATAACATTATCAGTAATTAATCTACCTGGTAAGAAAGCACTTTGAGTGTCCGAGATTACACAATCCAATACATGCTTGAGACGATTAGCAATCACCTTTGTAATGATCTTTATTATGACATTACATAGAGCAATAGGTCTCAGCTCTGTCaaccttgatggatttttctttTTAGGAATGAGAACAATGTTGGTAGAATTGATGTTGTCCATGAGAACCCCTGTCGTGAAAAACTTTCTAACCATTAATACCACATCCTTACCAACTACCTTCCAATTTTTCTGAAAGAAAGCCGGGGTCATACCATCCGGTCCCGGGGCTTTGTCCGGATGCATATGAAAAACGGCATTTTTCACTTCCTCATCTGTTACAGCTTCCAGTAAGAACCTATTTTGTTGCTCTGACACTGTTTGTGTGATACAATTGAGCACCACATCACCTTGAGTCTGCTCTGCAGTAAACAGATGTTGAAAATAATCAGTTATTAAAGTTTGCAGGCCGCTGGTCCAGCTAAACTAATCACCATCTTCATTTTTCAACTTCTGAATATAATTGTTCCTTCTTCTCTTATTACATGCCGAATGAAAGTATTTGGTCTTCTTCTCCCCAGCTTGTAGCTAGAGCTGCTTGGATCTTTGACGCCAAAAAATTTCTTTTTGATCTAACACTAGAAACAATTGCTTCCTTGTGGTCTCATATTCAGCTACTGAATGAGCATCTCTTTTGTTCCTTAACAGCTTTAGCTTTGTTTTACAATCCTTTATCCGTCTGCTAAAACACCCCGTGATTTCTTTCCCCCATACTTCTAAACTTGCTACACACCTATCAATTTTCTGAATAATGGTACTATCCTCCTCATCTTCCCAACAATCCTTTATAATTTGAAAACACATAGATTCAGTAAGCCAGACATTCTCAAAACGGAATGAGCGTTTCTTATTGCCTCTAACATGCCTTTCTGGACATAGGAGTAAAGGGCTGTGGTCTGACGGCGAGCCCTCCAAATTATAAACTTTAGCCAAAGCAAACAAACTTAACCACTGAGAATTTGCCAGCACCCTATCTAGCCTGATTTCCGTCCAATGTGAAGTATTCCTTCCCTTCTCCCATGTGAACTGGTGTCCCGTTAACTCCAGGTCATAAAGCTCAGCTTCTTGAAGACATGCATTAAAGCCTTCAATAAGAGAATTGGGATATGGGGGAAGTAATATTCTgtattttgttaaagaataatgtgtcgataatcaaacttattttttattattcaaataaagatcgtactttcgtataagtatatctttggttatttattattcatttcaagtatgagttttaaaacttctacttcaattatttttataaggataatccttatgggaatattatttaaataataatattcagatattttctaatatatctggactgatttatttcattaaatcggcattactccaaacattcttaaaaatgctttcgagtcttcaaaatgattttttttagttagagcggatcccaaaactcatttttacatttaagatcttcctttcgaaggggatttaaatactcgctcaaaacctgggggatttGGCTCAGTGGGatattttacattcacaacgaggttgctgttttgagaaaacatcttgattacttgcccatcgttcgggaagtaagttcatctatttgagtcggcatcAGCAACATGgactcagtgggcgtccatgaaagtgtaagtggctcagtgggagtccatcaaatgcgtaagtggctgagtggcagtccatcataaggtcctattgcggccagggtgatgaccagtggggaattcgtccatctactagtagaaaaggttacttattggtatctttgcctaatcagcaagatatcaggtttattccaaggttttctcctttccaaattcattggatattgcaactctgtttataattttcataacagaggttttcaaggagtgtatgaaatgaatatatatatataggtgtgtatatatatcgggacttaatgaagtatctcgtaacttcattctttataatgatatttcaaagattgaatctattcaagtcttatcttgtagactcatctatgtgatgaacttttgaaactgattataacttgaatggtggtag is a genomic window containing:
- the LOC141714732 gene encoding uncharacterized protein LOC141714732, whose product is MEGMGDGVFGREGDGGGGRRERNGVEWSDVVGWSIELLCGDIVVLLFSGDNLCGDMLLWRQMLSCGDILYGDSCLEQFFQHLCGDKSFCGNRVALEQYLCGYISCGDRGALVPFLCGYISCGDRILLPPYPNSLIEGFNACLQEAELYDLELTGHQFTWEKGRNTSHWTEIRLDRVLANSQWLSLFALAKVYNLEGSPSDHSPLLLCPERHVRGNKKRSFRFENVWLTESMCFQIIKDCWEDEEDKQTQGDVVLNCITQTVSEQQNRFLLEAVTDEEVKNAVFHMHPDKAPGPDGMTPAFFQKNWKVVGKDVVLMVRKFFTTGVLMDNINSTNIVLIPKKKNPSRLTELRPIALCNVIIKIITKVIANRLKHVLDCVISDTQSAFLPGRLITDNVMISFEVMHYLKKKKFGKDGFMALKLDMSKAYDRIEWKFLQDILLKMGFDSWWIHLILQCVSTVDYTIVHGEFEMGPIKPSRGLRQGDPLSPYLFIICAEGLSAMTRYYEAKTWLHGIRICRRAPTISHMLFADDSYLYCKAETGEALKVMELLNYYERASGQRINRDKSTVFFSANVISYNKESVCQVLRIPEADDKARYLGLPNILGRNKTVIFGYLKDRVNASIQKWNAKCVSKPAKEILIKTVAQTLPSYAMNVFLLPLELTREMEKAMSRFYWNSSQESSSKITWMSWDRLTRHKHAGGLGFKCLRDVNLSMLGKQCWRLITNPDSLVARVYKAKYYANTSFMEAKLGSSPSFIWRSIAEARRVISAGSNWRIGTGKEITILGQPWLNNVENPFTSTVSPALTNQTVFSLFCTGTKDWDMDVINDIFDDRDKLCIVNTRVEQDLDKDILCWRLENSGQYSVKTAYKLLQEQKGAWPAAGNSVFWKKIWNIKAPPKALNSVWRAISYCLLTKTVLQTKHVALDNICPVCNEEPETIFHSLVQCKSAALCWQVYNARIITNVTMEFPEWLESNLLAQLAHTNAKIITLCWSIWRARNDLVWRNKRWSPMKIVAKAWEYLSQWMLTQNRFHVITADAAIFEDQEASGIGLIARDHYGRLLLAKTRCYREVMQPSLVEAIAIKEALSWAKNWSDTAVTIESDCLAVVQLIRSATPMRSRLGQVVMECRELIYELNNVKLYFIKRSVNMSAHELAHVAHMYPNRIFDWGSVPIVVKNCILNELSE